The proteins below come from a single Crossiella sp. CA-258035 genomic window:
- a CDS encoding VanZ family protein, with amino-acid sequence MLGKWQDWIGTFTGVVASTVVMLPVALLAVWALARHRWLIGYPRAQAWRWSVSEVGLVYGTVPFVWMTLMPGSRAGLVPGRVSLVPLQDLLVMGAAQIIGNLLVFAALGFFAPLRFAALASLPRVLALAAGCSVLIEAGQYVLRLDRVSSVDDVLLNAAGAVLAALASRRWWRAKAGPSPERPRLTLVRGR; translated from the coding sequence GTGCTCGGCAAGTGGCAGGACTGGATCGGCACGTTCACCGGCGTGGTGGCCAGCACGGTGGTCATGCTGCCGGTGGCCCTGCTGGCGGTGTGGGCGCTGGCCCGCCACCGGTGGCTCATCGGCTACCCGAGGGCCCAGGCGTGGCGCTGGTCGGTGTCCGAGGTCGGCCTCGTCTACGGCACGGTGCCCTTCGTCTGGATGACCCTGATGCCGGGCAGCCGGGCGGGCCTGGTTCCCGGCCGGGTGAGCCTGGTGCCGTTGCAGGACCTGCTCGTGATGGGGGCCGCCCAGATCATCGGCAACCTGCTGGTGTTCGCGGCGCTGGGTTTCTTCGCCCCGCTGCGCTTCGCCGCGCTGGCCTCGCTGCCGAGGGTGCTGGCGCTGGCGGCGGGCTGCTCGGTGCTGATCGAGGCCGGGCAGTACGTGCTGCGGCTGGACCGGGTGTCCTCTGTGGACGACGTGCTGCTCAACGCCGCGGGCGCGGTGCTGGCCGCGCTGGCCTCCCGGCGCTGGTGGCGCGCGAAGGCTGGTCCGTCACCGGAGCGACCTCGGCTGACCCTGGTGCGGGGTCGCTGA